CGTTGGTTCATCGGAAGAATATGGCATTGTTACCGAAACAGAATTGCCTCTTAGGGAAAACATGCACCCTAACCCCATTAGTCCATATGCCGTGGCAAGGGTTTCTCAAGAACTCCTCTCGAAAGTCTATGCACATGGATATGGCCTACAAATTATCCTGACTCGTTCCTTTAACCACATCGGACGTTGGCAAAATACCCGGTTTGTAATTCCTTCGTTTGTAAAACAACTGGTGGACTTAAAAAACCATCCAGAACAGGCACAAGTACTTTATACCGGAGACACGTCCATTGTTCGGGACTTTGTGGATGTACGCGATGTGGTTCACGCCTATCACCTCTTGCTTCAGAAAGGCCAAAGCGGACAAGTGTACAACATCTGTTCCGGAAAAGGCCACAGCCTCCGAGAGGTCATTGCCCTACTTGGTGAATTAATGGAGATGGAAATCGAAATCCGTACCAATCCAGAATTTCTGAGACCTGCCGATAACCCCCGCATTATTGGGTCATATCGCAAAATCGCAGAAGAAGTAGGCTGGAAACCTCGTTATTCCCTACGGGAAAGCCTGCAAGACATCATCCGATTTTGGGAAGAAGAAGCCGTAGCCTCAACCAC
This Bacteroidetes Order II. bacterium DNA region includes the following protein-coding sequences:
- a CDS encoding GDP-mannose 4,6-dehydratase, with amino-acid sequence MKYLVTGFSGFVARHFTQFLEENIENVQVLGIDIGTPRYHETRPWVQFEQINLLEKDRLEAIIRSFAPDYILHLASMSSVSKSWEEPEKSFTNNTNIFLNLVEALRHNHIPARLLSVGSSEEYGIVTETELPLRENMHPNPISPYAVARVSQELLSKVYAHGYGLQIILTRSFNHIGRWQNTRFVIPSFVKQLVDLKNHPEQAQVLYTGDTSIVRDFVDVRDVVHAYHLLLQKGQSGQVYNICSGKGHSLREVIALLGELMEMEIEIRTNPEFLRPADNPRIIGSYRKIAEEVGWKPRYSLRESLQDIIRFWEEEAVASTT